One genomic segment of Coffea arabica cultivar ET-39 chromosome 6e, Coffea Arabica ET-39 HiFi, whole genome shotgun sequence includes these proteins:
- the LOC113696406 gene encoding receptor-like protein 7, whose protein sequence is MTFMMHFLLYLPLVLSNLYIIFDVKLASAHCLSEQKGLLLQLRCNLTYDSSLSTKLGSWEEHTDCCSWRGVHCDDAGHVIDLDLSSDSITGNLDDSSSLFSLQFLQRLSLAGNSFDSTDLPKGFGLLNQLVYLNLSETGFAGQIPSNFSRMSRLVTLDLSTFSPSYVLSLKLENPNLNMLVQNLTRLIELRLDGVDIAAAGVDWCNAVSSALPDLQVLSLSNCNISGPFDSSLAKLQSLFVVKLDGNKFSASLPGFFAKFANLTTLSASSCDLLGEAPQQIFQLPTLRTIDLSNNRELGGCLPEFPENGFLESLDLSYTSFSGNLPDSVGNLKKLSSLKLFGCNFSGPIPSSISNLSQLVSVDLAVNHFTGSLPSFTLSRNLSSVSLRDNKLMGKIPLEWEGLKHLTILDLSNNSLSGELPALLFSLPSLESLKLPNNQFSGQINELEGMYPSPLGELDLSSNNLEGPIPQFVFKITSLSSLSLAFNKFTSTVELVGFIELKSLADLDLSYNNLSVGTRGSDSAFSLLPQFNSLMLASCNCKLQKFPFLKNQSRLNMLDLSNNQITGDIPNWIWEIHDGYLPYLNLSHNHFTGLQEPYHFQTHFYLDIHSNLLTGAMPLPPPSAVYVDFSSNKFTSSLAADIGNLLSSAIYFNIANNSIVDDIPLSLCNATLLEVLDLSDNSLSGSMPSCLMELSRSLVVLNLHGNKLSGNIPNTLPRDCKLETLDLSFNQLEGEIPQSLVNCRKLKVLNLGHNRIGSTFPCRLDKLTNMRVLVLHSNRFSGKISCPNSNYSWAHLQIIDLSSNNFNGVLPPKFFSSLGAMMVDGDKSNLHLDLLRYQGRDFKTYYQDTVTMAFKGTPTTLTKVLTTLTSIDLSSNNFQGSISEKVGDLISLLLLNLSNNALTGQIPSSVGNLKNLESLDLSSNQLTGEIPENISSLSFLSVLNLSHNQLVGRIPGGRQMQTFLESSFEGNSGLCGFQLNRTCNGDRDPALPESQLEEKQLYSKTEIYISVAVGSLVGLAFFVGPLWLSKRWRICYNKNVDQLILRIFNKKGKQMRKNLKEDW, encoded by the coding sequence ATTGAGCTTAGCCGGAAACTCTTTTGACTCTACGGATTTGCCAAAGGGGTTTGGCTTGCTAAACCAATTGGTTTATCTGAACTTGTCAGAAACAGGCTTTGCCGGGCAAATCCCCAGTAATTTTTCACGAATGTCCAGGTTGGTAACACTAGACCTCTCTACTTTTTCCCCCAGCTATGTGCTCTCACTGAAACTTGAGAACCCAAATTTGAACATGTTGGTTCAGAACCTCACGAGGCTTATAGAACTTCGCCTAGATGGTGTTGATATTGCCGCAGCAGGGGTTGATTGGTGCAATGCTGTGTCATCTGCACTGCCTGATTTACAAGTCTTGAGCTTGTCCAACTGCAATATTTCAGGCCCATTCGACTCCTCTTTGGCAAAACTTCAGTCTCTTTTTGTTGTCAAACTTGATGGCAATAAATTTTCAGCTTCACTTCCAGGATTCTTCGCAAAATTTGCCAATCTAACCACCTTGAGTGCTAGTTCGTGTGACTTGCTAGGAGAAGCTCCGCAACAGATATTCCAATTACCAACTCTGCggaccattgacttatcaaatAATAGGGAACTTGGTGGCTGTTTACCGGAATTCCCTGAAAACGGATTCTTGGAGAGTTTAGATCTTAGCTACACTTCCTTTTCAGGAAATTTACCAGACTCTGTTGGTAATCTTAAAAAATTATCCAGCTTGAAACTCTTTGGTTGCAATTTTTCAGGACCAATTCCCAGTTCAATATCTAACCTTTCCCAGCTTGTCTCAGTCGACCTGGCAGTGAATCATTTTACGGGTTCACTTCCATCCTTTACCCTGTCCAGGAACCTTAGCTCTGTAAGCCTTCGTGACAATAAATTGATGGGCAAAATTCCATTAGAGTGGGAAGGCCTCAAGCATCTCACCATTCTTGACCTGAGCAACAATTCACTTAGTGGAGAACTTCCTGCGCTCTTGTTTTCTCTACCATCACTGGAGAGCTTGAAACTTCCGAACAACCAGTTTTCTGGTCAGATCAATGAACTAGAAGGCATGTATCCATCTCCGCTAGGAGAACTTGACTTGAGTAGCAACAATCTTGAAGGGCCTATACCCCAGTTTGTATTTAAAATCACTAGTCTCTCAAGTCTCTCTCTTGCTTTCAATAAATTTACAAGCACCGTAGAGTTGGTTGGATTTATCGAGCTGAAGAGTCTTGCTGATCTTGATCTTTCCTACAATAACCTGTCAGTCGGCACAAGAGGAAGTGACTCTGCCTTTTCTTTGCTCCCTCAGTTTAATTCTTTGATGTTGGCCTCTTGCAACTGCAAGCTGCAAAAGTTTCCTTTTTTGAAGAACCAATCAAGATTGAATATGCTAGATctttcaaataaccaaataactGGTGACATTCCAAACTGGATATGGGAAATTCATGATGGCTATCTCCCATATTTGAATCTTTCTCATAACCATTTCACGGGTCTTCAAGAGCCTTACCATTTTCAAACTCATTTCTATCTGGACATCCACTCCAATCTGCTTACTGGAGCTATGCCTTTACCACCACCATCAGCTGTCTATGTGGACTTCTCAAGCAATAAATTTACCTCTTCGCTCGCAGCTGATATTGGTAATCTTCTCTCGTCTGCCATTTATTTCAACATTGCAAACAACAGCATTGTTGATGACATTCCTCTATCACTATGTAATGCAACTCTTCTAGAAGTACTTGACCTGTCAGATAATAGTTTGAGTGGCTCAATGCCTTCATGTCTCATGGAACTGTCCAGATCCCTCGTGGTACTGAATTTGCATGGAAACAAACTCAGTGGAAACATACCCAATACATTGCCCAGGGACTGCAAATTAGAGACGTTGGACCTGAGTTTTAATCAATTAGAAGGTGAAATTCCACAATCTTTGGTCAACTGCAGAAAGCTAAAGGTATTAAACCTCGGCCACAATAGGATTGGCAGCACTTTTCCTTGCAGGTTGGACAAATTGACCAATATGCGTGTCCTTGTTTTGCACTCAAACAGATTCAGTGGAAAAATTAGTTGCCCCAACTCCAACTACAGCTGGGCTCATCTTCAAATTATTGACCTGTCGTCCAACAATTTCAATGGTGTATTGCCACCAAAGTTTTTCTCAAGCTTAGGTGCAATGATGGTGGACGGTGATAAATCAAATTTGCACCTTGACCTTCTGCGTTACCAAGGACGAGATTTCAAAACATACTATCAGGATACAGTAACAATGGCTTTTAAAGGAACGCCAACAACGCTGACAAAAGTTCTTACCACCCTGACTTCCATTGATCTTTCAAGCAATAATTTCCAAGGGTCAATATCAGAAAAAGTTGGAGATCTCATATCACTGCTTCTTCTCAATCTATCAAACAATGCCCTCACGGGCCAAATCCCATCATCAGTTGGGAATTTGAAGAATCTTGAATCATTGGACCTCTCCTCCAATCAACTGACTGGGGAAATACCAGAGAATATTTCAAGCCTCAGCTTCCTGTCGGTCTTAAATTTGTCACATAATCAACTAGTTGGAAGGATTCCAGGAGGAAGACAAATGCAAACATTCCTAGAAAGTTCTTTTGAAGGAAACAGTGGTTTGTGTGGATTCCAGTTGAACCGAACTTGCAACGGTGACAGAGATCCTGCACTTCCAGAGTCTCAATTGGAGGAGAAGCAGTTATATTCCAAGACAGAAATCTACATTAGTGTGGCAGTTGGATCTTTGGTAGGTCTAGCTTTCTTCGTCGGGCCACTTTGGCTATCCAAGAGGTGGAGAATCTGCTACAATAAAAATGTTGATCAACTTATCTTAAGGATCTTCaataagaaaggaaaacaaatgcgGAAGAATTTGAAGGAAGATTGGTGA